A single Desulfovibrio piger DNA region contains:
- a CDS encoding helix-turn-helix transcriptional regulator, whose translation MSAAPSGSLPPLTDEERAIFANAVRQARMLQRTLGPLCEVAIHDFRDLDHSLVHLEGSLTGRKLGAPITNIVVKAWRQQGDAVADLVGYPSSTPGGKSLKSSTSFLRRADGRVIGAFCMNVDLSDLLHFQAVLHPLLHVDPLERDVSETFAACTGDTSLAILEAAIRRAGKHPSLMNREEKKDFIRILDEEGAFLIKGVVQHVAKEMQVSIYTVYNYMRQLKK comes from the coding sequence ATGTCCGCCGCCCCTTCCGGGTCCCTGCCGCCACTCACCGATGAAGAACGCGCCATCTTTGCCAATGCCGTCCGGCAGGCCCGCATGCTGCAACGGACCCTGGGGCCGCTGTGCGAGGTCGCCATCCATGATTTCCGCGACCTCGACCACTCCCTCGTCCATCTGGAAGGCAGCCTCACCGGGCGCAAGCTGGGCGCGCCCATCACCAACATCGTGGTCAAGGCCTGGCGCCAGCAGGGCGATGCCGTGGCGGACCTCGTGGGCTATCCCTCGTCCACGCCGGGCGGCAAATCCCTCAAGTCCTCCACCTCGTTCCTGCGCAGGGCCGACGGCCGCGTCATCGGCGCCTTCTGCATGAACGTCGACCTTTCCGACCTGCTGCACTTCCAGGCCGTGCTGCATCCCCTGCTGCATGTGGACCCGCTGGAACGCGACGTGAGCGAGACCTTTGCCGCCTGCACCGGCGATACCAGCCTTGCCATCCTTGAGGCGGCCATCCGGCGCGCCGGCAAGCACCCCTCCCTCATGAACCGCGAGGAAAAAAAGGACTTCATCCGCATCCTCGACGAGGAAGGCGCCTTCCTCATCAAGGGCGTGGTGCAGCATGTGGCCAAGGAGATGCAGGTCTCCATCTACACGGTCTATAATTACATGCGCCAATTAAAAAAATAG
- a CDS encoding HD domain-containing protein: MAQDSPNKSTPAADLPDARQLERITDFFHEAGHLRHTPRSGYAFLGSGSENVAEHSYRTSVIGYTLAKLAGADAARVTFLCLFHDLHEARTGDFNYVNHRYDTCRDREALQDAVDGTGLEQDILDGWDEWQERRSLEARLAHDADQLDLICNLKAELDKGNKFAADWLESAVKRLRSPQAQALCEVILRTDHNRWWYGRVDKTWWIDRK, translated from the coding sequence ATGGCACAGGACAGCCCAAACAAAAGCACCCCCGCAGCGGACCTGCCCGATGCGCGGCAGCTGGAACGCATCACGGACTTTTTCCACGAGGCGGGCCATCTGCGCCACACGCCGCGCAGCGGCTATGCCTTTCTGGGCTCCGGCAGCGAGAACGTGGCCGAGCATTCCTACCGTACCAGCGTCATCGGCTACACCCTGGCCAAACTGGCGGGAGCCGACGCCGCCCGCGTGACCTTCCTCTGCCTTTTCCATGACCTGCATGAAGCCCGTACCGGCGACTTCAACTATGTGAACCACCGCTACGACACCTGCCGCGACCGCGAGGCCCTGCAGGATGCCGTGGACGGCACCGGACTGGAACAGGACATCCTCGACGGCTGGGACGAATGGCAGGAACGCCGGAGCCTGGAGGCCAGGCTGGCCCATGATGCCGACCAGCTGGACCTGATCTGCAACCTCAAGGCCGAGCTGGACAAGGGCAACAAATTTGCCGCCGACTGGCTGGAAAGCGCGGTCAAACGCCTGCGCAGCCCGCAGGCCCAGGCCCTGTGCGAGGTCATCCTGCGCACGGACCACAACCGCTGGTGGTACGGCCGCGTGGACAAAACATGGTGGATCGACCGCAAGTAG
- a CDS encoding L-serine ammonia-lyase yields MTPTTHKPLTPLHVRPAIETSLFDFFKIGPGPSSSHTIGPMRAGHDFVLRCDALDPDLVRRAARIHVVLLGSLSATGMGHGTNTAVLAGLLRTSPETCPAGLLDTLGRDADARHELRIHDVPLQVGLADIEHGPIIHDAPYSNTLRVSLEDAGGRALFSMEYYSVGGGFIQWKGWTPPERGKPVHPYGTMRQLREQLARTGLTLHELILDNESAITGMSRPDIFQNLEQIMESMYASVRRGLEAEGRLPGTLGVWRKGHTLLERAREMPLAVDRFLGQVNAYAFAVAEENASGGVIVTAPTCGAAGVMPALLYAMRYNMNIGDRALREGVLASAAVGFLAKHNAGIAGAEVGCQGEVGVASSMAAAMLAHARGYAVDVVENAAEVALEHHLGLTCDPVGGYVQIPCIERNAVGAIKAYNACLLATCEKASQHMVSLDAVIMAMNETGREMNAKFKETSEGGLAVSLVEC; encoded by the coding sequence ATGACTCCCACGACGCACAAGCCCCTGACGCCCCTGCACGTCCGGCCGGCCATCGAGACCTCGCTCTTCGACTTTTTCAAGATCGGCCCCGGCCCCTCCAGCTCCCATACCATCGGCCCCATGCGCGCCGGGCATGACTTCGTCCTGCGCTGTGACGCCCTCGACCCCGACCTGGTACGCCGCGCCGCCCGCATCCATGTGGTGCTGCTGGGCTCGCTGAGCGCCACGGGCATGGGCCACGGCACCAATACCGCCGTGCTGGCGGGCCTGCTGCGCACCAGCCCCGAGACCTGTCCCGCGGGCCTGCTGGACACACTGGGCCGCGACGCGGACGCCCGGCACGAGCTGCGCATCCACGACGTCCCCTTGCAGGTGGGCCTTGCCGACATCGAGCACGGCCCCATCATCCACGACGCCCCCTACAGCAACACCCTGCGCGTCAGCCTGGAGGATGCCGGCGGCCGGGCCCTGTTCAGCATGGAATACTATTCCGTGGGCGGCGGCTTCATCCAGTGGAAGGGCTGGACCCCGCCCGAACGCGGCAAGCCCGTGCATCCCTACGGCACCATGCGCCAGCTGCGCGAACAGCTGGCCAGGACAGGCCTGACCCTGCACGAACTGATCCTGGACAACGAGAGCGCCATCACCGGCATGTCCCGCCCGGACATCTTCCAGAACCTGGAACAGATCATGGAATCCATGTACGCCAGCGTGCGCCGCGGCCTTGAGGCCGAAGGCCGGCTGCCCGGCACCCTGGGCGTGTGGCGCAAGGGCCACACCCTGCTGGAACGCGCCCGCGAGATGCCCCTGGCCGTGGACCGCTTCCTGGGCCAGGTCAACGCCTATGCCTTTGCCGTGGCCGAGGAGAACGCCTCGGGCGGCGTCATCGTCACCGCGCCCACCTGCGGGGCCGCGGGCGTCATGCCCGCCCTGCTCTACGCCATGCGCTACAACATGAACATCGGTGACCGGGCCCTGCGCGAAGGCGTGCTGGCCTCGGCGGCCGTGGGCTTCCTGGCCAAGCACAACGCCGGTATCGCCGGTGCCGAGGTGGGCTGTCAGGGCGAAGTGGGCGTGGCCTCCAGCATGGCCGCCGCCATGCTGGCCCATGCGCGCGGCTATGCCGTGGATGTGGTGGAGAACGCCGCCGAAGTGGCCCTGGAACACCACCTGGGCCTCACCTGCGACCCCGTGGGCGGCTATGTGCAGATCCCCTGCATCGAGCGCAACGCCGTGGGCGCCATCAAGGCCTACAATGCCTGCCTGCTGGCCACCTGCGAAAAGGCCTCGCAGCACATGGTCAGCCTGGACGCCGTCATCATGGCCATGAACGAGACCGGCCGCGAGATGAACGCCAAATTCAAGGAAACCAGCGAAGGCGGCCTGGCCGTCAGCCTGGTGGAATGCTGA
- a CDS encoding YbaK/EbsC family protein, protein MRTEAVRAQLAARGLGDRYREFTVSSATVALAAEALHCEAGRIAKTLSILTATGPVLVVAMGLARLDNRKFKDLFHEKARFIPVEDVERLTGHPQGGVCPFALPEGVRVFLDESLRRYDVVYPAAGAPNNAVQLTPDELAAVTGGQWVDLCKLPEELA, encoded by the coding sequence ATGCGCACCGAAGCCGTCAGGGCCCAGCTGGCCGCCCGCGGTCTGGGCGACCGCTACCGCGAGTTCACCGTCTCCAGCGCCACTGTGGCGCTGGCGGCCGAGGCCCTGCACTGCGAGGCGGGCCGTATCGCCAAGACGCTGTCCATCCTCACCGCCACCGGTCCCGTGCTGGTGGTGGCCATGGGTCTGGCCCGTCTGGACAACCGCAAGTTCAAGGATCTTTTCCACGAAAAGGCCCGCTTCATCCCCGTGGAGGATGTGGAACGCCTCACCGGCCATCCCCAGGGCGGGGTCTGTCCCTTTGCCCTGCCGGAAGGGGTGCGCGTGTTCCTGGACGAGAGCCTCAGGCGCTATGACGTGGTCTACCCCGCCGCCGGTGCGCCCAACAACGCCGTGCAGCTGACCCCGGACGAGCTGGCCGCCGTCACCGGCGGGCAATGGGTCGACCTTTGCAAGCTCCCGGAAGAGCTGGCCTGA
- a CDS encoding sigma-54-dependent transcriptional regulator, translated as MNTSILVVDDDDAHRGMLRMMLQAWGYSVDEAADGDLAVEAVRAKPYDVVLTDVRMGRMDGIHALRGILDYNPALPVVLMTAYSSVETAVEALRLGAYDYLTKPLDFDALRETLQRAVDHSRMSVENRELRRQLSEAAAGPEILGRSPAISAMREIIATVAPTEATVLITGESGTGKELVARAVHGASARAGKPLVTVNCAALAENLLESELFGHERGAFTGADRRREGRFLQADGGTLFLDEIGEMPLSLQAKLLRALQQGEVQRVGSDSPITVDVRVIAATNRNLQEEVEQKRFREDLFFRLNVISIEVPPLRERSEDIPLLAAHFLEKFAARNRKNVKGFAPQALDMLRRYAWPGNVRELQNAVERAVILCTGDLITGPELPASVTGAAEQAAPATETAEASLAGLSLEALERRAIEDTLRQTEDNKSEAARRLGITRATLHNKLRKYGLE; from the coding sequence GTGAACACCAGCATTCTCGTGGTTGACGATGACGATGCCCACCGCGGCATGTTGCGCATGATGCTCCAGGCCTGGGGCTACAGCGTGGACGAGGCGGCCGACGGCGACCTGGCCGTGGAGGCCGTGCGCGCCAAACCCTACGACGTGGTGCTGACCGACGTGCGCATGGGGCGCATGGACGGCATCCACGCCCTGCGCGGCATCCTGGACTACAATCCGGCCCTGCCCGTGGTGCTGATGACGGCCTATTCCTCCGTGGAGACCGCCGTGGAGGCCCTGCGCCTGGGCGCCTACGATTATCTGACCAAGCCGCTGGACTTCGACGCCCTGCGCGAGACCCTGCAGCGGGCCGTGGACCACTCCCGCATGAGCGTGGAGAACCGCGAGCTGCGCCGCCAGCTCAGCGAGGCCGCCGCCGGGCCCGAGATCCTGGGCCGCAGCCCCGCCATCAGCGCCATGCGCGAGATCATCGCCACCGTGGCGCCCACCGAGGCCACGGTGCTCATCACCGGGGAATCCGGCACCGGCAAGGAACTGGTGGCCCGCGCCGTCCACGGTGCCAGCGCCCGTGCGGGCAAGCCCCTGGTCACGGTCAACTGCGCCGCCCTGGCCGAGAACCTGCTGGAATCCGAACTGTTCGGCCATGAGCGCGGGGCCTTCACCGGCGCCGACCGCCGCCGCGAGGGCCGCTTCCTGCAGGCCGACGGCGGCACCCTCTTCCTGGACGAGATAGGCGAGATGCCCCTTTCCCTCCAGGCCAAGCTGCTGCGCGCCCTGCAGCAGGGCGAGGTGCAGCGCGTTGGCTCGGACTCGCCCATCACGGTGGACGTGCGCGTCATCGCCGCCACCAACCGCAACCTGCAGGAAGAAGTGGAGCAGAAACGTTTCCGCGAAGACCTGTTCTTCCGCCTCAACGTCATCAGCATCGAGGTGCCCCCCCTGCGCGAACGCAGCGAGGACATCCCCCTGCTGGCGGCCCACTTCCTGGAAAAATTCGCGGCCCGCAACCGCAAGAACGTCAAGGGCTTTGCCCCGCAGGCCCTGGACATGCTGCGCCGCTACGCCTGGCCCGGCAACGTGCGCGAGCTCCAGAACGCCGTGGAGCGCGCCGTGATCCTCTGCACCGGCGACCTCATCACCGGCCCGGAACTGCCCGCCAGCGTCACCGGTGCCGCCGAGCAGGCCGCCCCGGCAACGGAGACCGCCGAGGCCTCCCTGGCGGGCCTGTCCCTGGAAGCCCTGGAACGCCGCGCCATCGAGGACACCCTGCGCCAGACCGAGGACAACAAGAGCGAGGCCGCCCGCCGCCTGGGCATCACCCGCGCCACCCTGCACAACAAATTGCGCAAGTACGGGCTGGAATAA
- the nth gene encoding endonuclease III, giving the protein MSAKKSLPRGALARAEKVLAALQARYPRPATHLEAGNAWELLVATVLAAQCTDARVNTVTPELFRRWPGPAELALATQEELESVIRSTGFYHSKARNLLGAAQRVVSVYGGQVPPRLDELITLPGVARKTANVVLFGAFGINEGLAVDTHVKRISYRLGLTAHTDPVDIEQDLMRLFPRAEWGDVNHRMVWFGRDVCHARGPRCAECEMADFCPRREPPRGR; this is encoded by the coding sequence ATGAGCGCAAAAAAATCCCTGCCGCGCGGTGCCCTGGCCCGCGCCGAAAAAGTCCTGGCGGCCCTTCAGGCCCGCTACCCCCGTCCCGCGACCCACCTTGAGGCCGGCAACGCCTGGGAACTCCTGGTGGCCACGGTGCTGGCCGCCCAGTGTACCGACGCCCGCGTCAATACCGTGACCCCGGAGCTGTTCCGGCGCTGGCCCGGCCCGGCCGAGCTGGCCCTGGCCACGCAGGAGGAGCTGGAAAGCGTCATCCGCTCCACGGGCTTCTATCACAGCAAGGCCCGCAACCTGCTGGGCGCGGCGCAGCGTGTGGTGTCCGTCTATGGCGGCCAGGTGCCGCCCCGGCTGGACGAGCTCATCACCCTGCCCGGCGTGGCCCGCAAAACGGCCAATGTGGTGCTGTTCGGCGCCTTCGGCATCAACGAGGGCCTGGCCGTGGACACCCACGTCAAGCGCATCAGCTACCGTCTGGGCCTCACCGCCCATACCGATCCCGTGGACATCGAACAGGATCTGATGCGTCTTTTCCCCCGTGCCGAATGGGGCGACGTCAACCACCGCATGGTCTGGTTCGGCCGCGATGTCTGCCACGCCCGCGGCCCCCGCTGCGCGGAATGCGAGATGGCGGACTTCTGTCCTCGCCGCGAACCGCCCAGGGGCAGGTGA
- a CDS encoding periplasmic heavy metal sensor — protein MWKNIVVSGLVMTSLLLLPLLAAAGGHHGGGHGPRGYRNVDQWLQSLPEEQQVKARAILEEARPGIEDTRWRIRQKREELAHFDYAEDSSAETLSRLGWELQDLRDRLRLQLAQLEGRLLDEVGVSFRRAGKSRGCNSMIRQDVIHAYSLQESLEPCP, from the coding sequence ATGTGGAAGAATATAGTTGTCAGTGGTCTGGTGATGACATCGCTCCTGCTGCTGCCGCTCCTGGCGGCTGCCGGGGGACATCATGGCGGCGGTCACGGGCCGCGCGGCTATCGCAATGTCGACCAGTGGCTCCAGAGCCTGCCCGAGGAACAGCAGGTCAAGGCCCGTGCCATCCTTGAAGAAGCCCGCCCCGGCATCGAGGATACCCGCTGGCGCATACGCCAGAAGCGGGAAGAGCTGGCCCATTTCGATTATGCGGAGGATTCGTCCGCCGAGACGCTTTCCCGCCTGGGCTGGGAACTGCAGGACCTGCGCGACCGCCTGCGCCTGCAGCTGGCGCAGCTGGAGGGCCGCCTGCTGGACGAGGTGGGCGTGAGCTTTCGCCGTGCCGGCAAGAGCCGGGGCTGCAACAGCATGATCCGGCAGGACGTGATCCATGCCTATTCCCTGCAGGAAAGCCTCGAACCCTGCCCGTAA
- a CDS encoding carbohydrate kinase family protein: MAIYVSGSLAFDRIMTFGGNLQDHVLMDKLHMLSVSFMVDSMDERRGGCAGNIAYTLALLGEKPIVVSAAGRDFTGYAAAWEKLGLSLEGIRRDSDVFTALCYITTDQNNNQITGFYPGAMSQPATYTFPDLDPARDWAIVSPGSVDDMRRLPGFFREKGVRYIFDPGQQLPVLSGDDLCDAIRGSYACVTNDYELGMVCKKTGRSEEELVAMTGWLVTTLGGDGQRIRNARGVDVHVPAIPCDGVKDPTGAGDSHRAGLLKGLVCGLEMPEAAKLGAVSACYAIEQLGTQEHHFSKDEFRKRYEASFGPLPITL, from the coding sequence ATGGCCATTTATGTTTCCGGTTCCCTGGCTTTTGACCGCATCATGACCTTTGGCGGCAACCTGCAGGACCATGTGCTCATGGACAAGCTGCACATGCTGAGCGTCAGCTTCATGGTGGACAGCATGGACGAACGCCGCGGCGGCTGCGCGGGCAACATCGCCTACACCCTGGCCCTGCTGGGCGAAAAGCCCATCGTGGTCTCCGCCGCCGGCCGCGACTTCACCGGCTATGCGGCGGCCTGGGAAAAGCTGGGCCTGTCCCTGGAGGGCATCCGGCGTGATTCCGACGTGTTCACGGCCCTGTGCTACATCACCACGGACCAGAACAACAACCAGATCACGGGCTTCTACCCCGGCGCCATGAGCCAGCCCGCCACCTACACCTTCCCCGACCTCGATCCCGCCAGGGACTGGGCCATCGTCTCCCCCGGCAGCGTGGACGACATGCGCCGCCTGCCCGGCTTCTTCCGTGAAAAGGGCGTGCGGTACATCTTCGACCCCGGCCAGCAGCTGCCCGTGCTCTCGGGCGACGACCTCTGCGACGCCATCCGCGGTTCCTACGCCTGCGTGACCAATGATTACGAGCTGGGCATGGTCTGCAAGAAGACGGGCAGGAGCGAAGAGGAACTGGTGGCCATGACCGGCTGGCTGGTGACCACGCTGGGCGGTGACGGCCAGCGCATCCGCAATGCCCGGGGCGTGGACGTGCATGTGCCCGCCATCCCCTGCGACGGCGTCAAGGATCCCACCGGCGCGGGCGACTCCCACCGCGCGGGCCTGCTCAAGGGCCTGGTCTGCGGCCTGGAGATGCCCGAAGCCGCCAAGCTGGGCGCGGTGAGCGCCTGCTACGCCATCGAGCAGCTGGGCACGCAGGAACATCACTTCAGCAAGGACGAGTTCCGCAAGCGCTACGAGGCCAGCTTCGGCCCCCTGCCCATCACCCTGTAA
- the zraS gene encoding two-component system sensor histidine kinase ZraS — protein sequence MNFFRRCLSAAAALLDPRRHRLARAARRPRQTPGPSASGQDSGGMVANDQAVRENDCSQARSQLAQQQNTPLGLLLGGTAFVLILLVTLLALASIERNERAMSRLLAEKGSSLIMAFESMLRTSMRGEARVRLQILLKEMASTSDVQFIAVTMPDGTILAHSNGNRLGEILRINGEEADEKTMKMLAPGSRTRSAVLNMEGQRVFVVYRYFMQPPQGQQLPPGLPQPVIFLGLDLSPFEITRSQDRDHVFMLAGVAMLVGLACLLALYYAQRARESRRRQRRAEGEIRRLEEEIRRKEKLAAVGTLAAGVAHEIRNPLSSIKGYATYFGMRFPEGSEDRKAAGVMVREVERLNRVISELIGLSRPSDVRPVAAPLEDSVAHVLRLIAQDAEKRGVRLVNSLPADLPPARMDPDRLGQALLNICLNALDAMPGGGTLTLDCTVEKQHLVLSVTDTGQGIAPGNLSHIFDPYFTTKGHGTGLGLATVHKIVEALGGEVYVQSRQATADTPGRTTFFIRLPQAGKAAGHPADGPDRQAGGPAANRQKGEDQGEHQHSRG from the coding sequence ATGAACTTTTTCCGCCGCTGCCTTTCCGCCGCTGCCGCCCTGCTGGACCCCCGCCGCCACAGGCTGGCCCGCGCCGCCCGCCGGCCCCGCCAGACGCCGGGGCCTTCCGCGTCCGGTCAGGACAGCGGCGGCATGGTGGCCAATGACCAGGCCGTGCGCGAGAACGACTGCTCGCAGGCCCGTTCGCAGCTGGCCCAGCAGCAGAACACCCCGCTGGGACTGCTGCTGGGCGGGACGGCCTTCGTCCTCATCCTGCTGGTCACCCTGCTGGCCCTGGCCTCCATCGAACGCAACGAGCGCGCCATGTCGCGCCTGCTGGCCGAAAAGGGCAGCTCCCTGATCATGGCTTTCGAGAGCATGCTGCGCACCAGCATGCGCGGCGAGGCCCGGGTGCGCCTGCAGATCCTGCTCAAGGAGATGGCCAGCACCTCGGACGTGCAGTTCATCGCCGTCACCATGCCCGACGGCACCATCCTGGCCCACAGCAACGGCAACCGCCTGGGCGAGATACTGCGCATCAACGGCGAAGAGGCTGACGAGAAGACCATGAAGATGCTGGCCCCCGGCAGCCGGACCCGCTCCGCCGTCCTCAATATGGAAGGGCAGCGCGTGTTCGTGGTCTACCGCTATTTCATGCAGCCCCCGCAGGGGCAGCAGCTGCCGCCGGGCCTGCCGCAACCCGTCATCTTCCTGGGCCTCGACCTCTCGCCCTTCGAGATCACCCGCAGCCAGGACAGGGACCACGTCTTCATGCTGGCCGGGGTGGCCATGCTGGTGGGCCTGGCCTGCCTGCTGGCCCTGTACTATGCCCAGCGCGCCCGCGAGTCCCGCCGCCGCCAGCGCCGGGCCGAAGGCGAGATACGCCGCCTGGAAGAAGAGATCCGCCGCAAGGAAAAGCTGGCCGCCGTGGGCACGCTGGCCGCCGGGGTGGCCCACGAGATCCGCAACCCGCTCAGTTCCATCAAGGGCTACGCCACCTATTTCGGCATGCGTTTCCCCGAAGGCAGCGAGGACCGCAAGGCCGCGGGCGTCATGGTGCGCGAGGTGGAGCGCCTCAACCGCGTCATCAGCGAGCTCATCGGGCTCTCGCGCCCCAGTGACGTGCGTCCCGTGGCCGCGCCGCTGGAAGACAGCGTGGCCCATGTGCTGCGCCTCATCGCCCAGGATGCCGAAAAACGCGGCGTCCGGCTGGTGAACAGCCTCCCGGCCGATCTGCCCCCGGCCCGCATGGACCCCGACAGGCTGGGGCAGGCCCTGCTCAACATCTGCCTCAACGCCCTGGACGCCATGCCCGGCGGCGGCACCCTGACCCTGGACTGCACGGTGGAGAAACAGCATCTCGTCCTTTCGGTCACGGATACCGGGCAGGGCATCGCGCCCGGGAACCTCAGCCACATCTTCGACCCCTATTTCACCACCAAGGGGCACGGCACGGGCCTGGGGCTGGCCACGGTCCACAAGATCGTGGAGGCGCTCGGGGGCGAAGTCTATGTGCAGTCCCGTCAGGCCACGGCGGACACGCCCGGCCGGACCACGTTTTTCATACGCCTGCCGCAGGCCGGCAAGGCGGCGGGCCATCCGGCGGACGGCCCGGACAGGCAGGCCGGGGGGCCTGCCGCCAACAGGCAGAAGGGGGAGGACCAGGGTGAACACCAGCATTCTCGTGGTTGA
- a CDS encoding aromatic amino acid transport family protein, producing MAQTPETGHAACGRWTKFDVVWMLNLFGTAVGAGILFLPINAGMSGIWPLVVITLLVGPMTYFAHRGLARFVLSSSRADSDITAVVEEHFGLSAGKLITLLYFFAIYPILLIYAVGITNTVESFIVNQLQLAAPPRLLLSGVLVAALMAVILLGESFMLKFNEWLVYPLCAILFCLSLYLVPHWNTSALGQMPDAGSFLGTLWLTLPVLVFAFNHSPAISSFALAQRRHYGDTAEQKAARTLRGTACILVLFVMAFVFSCVLSLSPAQLMEAKAQNIPVLSYLANQFDNPVISWFGPLIAFLAIGSSFFGHYLGAREGLHGILVQMSSTPETTATSRRVRTGIALFFFVTLWLAGWLNPGILDIIESLSGPVIAVILFIMPMYAVHKVPAMRRYRGQWSNAFVLAAGCVAISSLLYKLF from the coding sequence ATGGCACAGACCCCTGAGACCGGCCACGCCGCCTGCGGCCGCTGGACGAAATTCGACGTCGTCTGGATGCTCAACCTTTTCGGCACCGCGGTGGGCGCGGGCATCCTTTTCCTGCCCATCAATGCGGGCATGTCCGGCATCTGGCCCCTGGTCGTCATCACCCTGCTGGTGGGCCCCATGACCTATTTCGCCCACCGGGGCCTGGCCCGCTTCGTGCTGTCCTCCTCCCGTGCCGACAGCGACATCACCGCCGTGGTGGAAGAGCATTTCGGCCTTTCCGCAGGCAAGCTCATCACCCTGCTCTATTTCTTCGCCATCTATCCCATCCTGCTCATCTATGCCGTGGGCATCACCAACACGGTGGAATCCTTCATCGTCAACCAGCTGCAGCTGGCCGCGCCGCCGCGCCTGCTGCTTTCCGGCGTGCTGGTGGCGGCCCTGATGGCCGTCATCCTGCTGGGCGAGAGCTTCATGCTCAAATTCAACGAGTGGCTGGTCTACCCCCTGTGCGCCATCCTCTTCTGTCTGTCGCTCTACCTCGTCCCGCACTGGAACACCTCCGCCCTGGGGCAGATGCCTGACGCCGGCAGCTTCCTGGGCACCCTCTGGCTCACCCTGCCGGTGCTGGTCTTCGCCTTCAACCATTCGCCCGCCATCTCCTCCTTTGCCCTGGCCCAGCGCCGCCACTACGGCGACACGGCCGAACAGAAGGCCGCCCGGACCCTGCGCGGCACGGCCTGTATCCTGGTGCTCTTCGTCATGGCCTTCGTCTTCAGCTGCGTGCTCAGCCTCAGCCCCGCCCAGCTGATGGAAGCCAAGGCCCAGAACATCCCCGTGCTCTCCTATCTGGCCAACCAGTTCGACAATCCCGTCATTTCCTGGTTCGGTCCGCTCATCGCCTTCCTGGCCATCGGCAGCTCGTTCTTCGGCCACTACCTGGGCGCCCGCGAAGGCCTGCACGGCATCCTGGTCCAGATGTCCTCCACCCCCGAAACCACGGCCACCTCGCGCCGCGTGCGCACCGGCATCGCCCTGTTCTTCTTCGTGACCCTCTGGCTGGCCGGCTGGCTCAACCCCGGCATCCTGGACATCATCGAGTCCCTCAGCGGCCCGGTCATCGCCGTGATCCTGTTCATCATGCCCATGTACGCCGTGCACAAGGTCCCGGCCATGCGCCGCTACCGCGGCCAGTGGAGCAATGCCTTCGTGCTGGCCGCCGGCTGCGTGGCCATCTCTTCCCTGCTCTACAAGCTGTTCTGA
- the cutA gene encoding divalent-cation tolerance protein CutA, whose product MSLLACVTVPDGATARTLAHLMVERRLAAGVNILPGVLSVYRWDGKVRESRECLLLAQVSRAAWEDFRAAVEAAHPYEVPCIVGMPLEKGNAPFLAWIAQNSSPAGQPNE is encoded by the coding sequence ATGAGCCTGCTTGCCTGTGTGACCGTGCCCGACGGAGCGACCGCCCGAACCCTGGCCCATCTGATGGTGGAACGACGGCTGGCCGCCGGAGTGAACATCCTGCCCGGAGTCCTTTCCGTCTACCGCTGGGACGGCAAGGTCCGCGAGAGCCGCGAATGCCTGCTGCTGGCCCAGGTCAGCCGGGCGGCGTGGGAAGATTTCCGTGCCGCCGTGGAGGCGGCCCATCCCTACGAAGTGCCCTGTATCGTGGGCATGCCGCTGGAAAAGGGCAACGCGCCCTTCCTGGCGTGGATCGCCCAAAACAGCTCGCCCGCAGGGCAGCCCAACGAATAA
- a CDS encoding Spy/CpxP family protein refolding chaperone — MKTSRVMIPALLAAALIGGTMTSDAFAGPHHRGQGNGYGPCYGYGDGGCWEGGWGHHGHARGWGYRAMSDAQRAKFDKIMEEFAPRMEQLRDSIYVKRQELRALENATNPDVKAVREAATEMTRLRNEMADLHDALGDKLAAEVGVPEGFKDGPRGPRGPRGDRGPAFDGPRGGAGCYDGPYRGHY; from the coding sequence ATGAAGACTTCCCGTGTGATGATCCCTGCCCTGCTGGCTGCTGCCCTCATCGGCGGAACCATGACCTCCGACGCTTTCGCCGGTCCCCACCATCGCGGTCAGGGCAACGGTTACGGTCCCTGTTACGGTTACGGCGACGGTGGCTGCTGGGAAGGCGGCTGGGGACATCACGGTCACGCCCGCGGCTGGGGTTACCGGGCCATGTCGGACGCGCAGCGCGCCAAGTTCGACAAGATCATGGAAGAGTTCGCTCCCCGCATGGAACAGCTGCGCGACAGCATCTATGTCAAGCGCCAGGAACTGCGGGCTTTGGAAAACGCCACCAACCCCGATGTGAAGGCCGTGCGCGAGGCCGCTACCGAAATGACCCGCCTGCGCAACGAGATGGCCGACCTGCATGACGCCCTGGGCGACAAGCTGGCTGCCGAAGTGGGCGTGCCGGAAGGCTTCAAGGACGGCCCCCGTGGCCCCCGTGGTCCCCGTGGCGATCGCGGCCCCGCCTTTGACGGCCCCCGCGGTGGCGCCGGCTGCTACGACGGCCCCTATCGCGGCCACTACTAA